A single Oncorhynchus nerka isolate Pitt River linkage group LG10, Oner_Uvic_2.0, whole genome shotgun sequence DNA region contains:
- the LOC135573576 gene encoding uncharacterized protein LOC135573576 — MTAKLEIREGENRKWTGTTTTTTVTTTTTTTTVTTTTVTPATAAVTTTATVTTTTTTITTTTVTPAVTPATVTTTTTATVTTTATVTVTTTTTTAAAGTTTTTTVTTTTTTTTVTTTTTTVTPATAAAAVTTTTTTITTTVTTTATVTTTTAAGTTTTTTTVTPATTATVTTTATVTVTTTTTTTTAGTTTTTTVTTTTTTTVTTTTTTTTEKQKQDRSQQRPFYETEAHQSVGVTKYK, encoded by the exons ggcactactactactactactgtcactactactactactactactactgtcactactactactgtcactccagctactgctgctgtcactactactgctactgtcactactaccaccaccaccatcactactactactgtcactccAGCTGTAACCCCAGCTACTGTCACTACTA ctactactgctactgtcactactactgctactgtcactgtcactactaccactactactgctgctgctggcactactactactactactgtcactactactactactactactactgtcactactactactactactgtcactccagctactgctgctgctgctgtcactactaccaccaccaccatcactactactgtcactactactgctactgtcactactaccactgctgctggcactactactactactactactgtcactccagctactactgctactgtcactactactgctactgtcactgtcactactaccactaccactactactgctggcactactactactactactgtcactactactactactactactgtcactactactacaactactactact GAAAAACAGAAACAAGACAGGAGCCAGCAGAGGCCATTTTATGAGACAGAAGCACACCAATCTGTAGGTGTCACAAAATACAAATAG
- the LOC115136210 gene encoding protein Shroom3-like isoform X2, giving the protein MDSYNLNFEKMSNLDLHPLSLPLSRLSPAKSTSSIDQFTYHHGKGDSAYSSFSGGSNAPDYSSPFLPDDLQHHSLHYADLKYVKAIYHPNVLDSDAKSMDQLYRSMEAISNQYRNNNGCLSATQYCDQNQEKLPAPPPPDRLDSFIATRNLENCRAQHSPEGQLADRSPPRPRTDNPDAACLRPDLVYGRRASQPYHRDPVNSDHTDKNPEQQTSANVLSRSPPRTSQPEQHPNQQAGSVGAGHSEGHCKRVQEPRGSLLPEPPPSAIPLHVAQNMANSSIQHKGQFYFVTGVCKSSESSLNHGSLCVSEEGSESPVSEPVDRERLHSTMDHMFRNTQQRNYITHDTTKTDVREFYTKRQDINSRSQDEAKPIQSRISYGPAHILNRRSRSSDALQQSLKIQSREIGMHHSPNHHIFSCGPEENCPLLSNSHNQEVPPPISMEQATHHKRDEQVNGGRRRPLGGVASQKINKENTPLLYHLTGANRAALNLNLKPKNDIEVGMQGEDAGLNAAHQERQAPVSCSDRTSQGETSKEESSEAIAHPCNTLDDSFKKYYKEKLKGAQDQVLRETSFKRSDLQLSWPHRVRQSELRPTVLHTVSSSQDSETSADTLTPSPTQSEGTDKEDIKEMQKEVEKERPANIAQPQLARIGGRRRLTPEQKELCYSEPEKLNQLGDSGEVGLLVLSGDDEELGEQGLVAARRKMFETKGRALSTSSLSKTSLQHLQHKALVAYMERKTGLKVAEPQQPAPQASQSPKQGHSMAGKPSDWGPKPQSGNKGGPKKKLYRPHSAGCVLDSTSSSMKHAQFSSSQSGGHSHQASWRESPSPSQGKSASEESLLDQPEPPELFRNRFTSTPHAFQGHNYMNDPSPVNAMDTSSAQTQRPVDEESVVVRRDQAKIVPEGQRVRVMGRRVRMMVKRGKSLEELGVSQVSSSSVLSKSSEQLGQLHSRQGAPGPGQEKSSVPSFSETQRKPLFKQDSAPQLGSREKSREMTKSTRESTTSNSPVSNTSSQVRARSDGSPGSYNFVPLVKEVVETTGLSYDVPLPPYLNGQQSSERLVKSTSTFPSIHTHPRGTGGSKTGSNVKTAPPIQHTMEREQSVDEPIETPQPEASQEVSLSCGVTTDPTLWVIPPEPGSQVADEGPALSDNLTEGEPPTLACAPAASEPLTTSSTTPVPDTDTCQSGGGQHPGEDKETEKEGEEETPAGETESSEKTPTTEDTKWEELVEEVVTTDQSLARVLYPLTNRKTALMLMEQLLSEDTLLMEEHYKKKQRDIMTLHAADGSKTVDDPEAPPTSPVDEKVQPQPEPQSKMDVTEKKRLLVTCIEERLLALEEPRGALQVEVEENGMCGEAVEALVREHCTAVEVERYCLFVGDLERVVSLLLCLSARLARVQNALSTVDQHTDAGEKDSLDNRHSLLCKQREDAKDLKDNLDRREQMVSNFLSRCLTAEQLQDYRHFVQTKASLLIRMKDLDETQRLGEEQLESLLNTLPP; this is encoded by the exons ATGGATTCCTATAATTTAAACTTTGAAAAAATGAGCAACCTGGACCTGCACCCTCTGAGCCTACCATTGAGTCGGCTCTCCCCAGCCAAGTCCACCAGCAGCATCGACCAGTTCACATACCACCACGGCAAGGGCGACTCTGCCTACAGCTCCTTCTCTGGGGGCTCCAACGCCCCAGACtactcctcccccttccttccaGATGACCTCCAGCACCACAGCCTGCACTATGCTGACCTGAAGTATGTGAAGGCCATCTACCACCCCAACGTCCTCGACTCTGACGCCAAGAGCATGGATCAGCTCTACCGCTCCATGGAGGCCATCTCAAACCAGTATCGCAACAACAATGGCTGCCTGAGTGCAACACAGTACTGTGATCAGAATCAAGAAAAGCTGCCAGCCCCTCCGCCCCCCGACCGCCTGGACAGCTTCATAGCCACCAGGAACCTGGAGAACTGCAGGGCGCAGCACAGTCCCGAGGGCCAGCTGGCAGACAGGTCTCCTCCACGACCCCGGACAGATAATCCTGATGCTGCCTGTCTCAGGCCTGACCTAGTCTATGGTCGTAGGGCCTCACAGCCCTATCACAGGGACCCAGTCAACTCTGACCACACGGATAAGAACCCTGAGCAGCAAACGTCAGCAAACGTCTTAAGCCGATCACCCCCTCGCACGAGTCAGCCTGAGCAGCACCCTAATCAGCAGGCTGGTAGTGTCGGTGCCGGCCATTCGGAGGGTCACTGTAAGAGGGTGCAAGAGCCCCGCGGGTCCCTCCTGCCGGAGCCACCGCCATCTGCCATCCCCTTGCATGTGGCACAGAACATGGccaacagcagcatccaacaCAAGGGCCAGTTCTACTTCGTTACAGGTGTTTGTAAGTCATCAGAGTCCAGTCTGAACCAtggttctctgtgtgtgtcagaagAAGGCAGTGAGAGCCCTGTGTCTGAGCCtgtggacagggagaggttgcaCAGCACCATGGACCACATGTTCAGGAACACCCAACAGAGGAACTATATCACCCATGACACCACAAAAACCGATGTCAGGGAGTTTTACACCAAGCGTCAAGATATAAACTCCAGAAGCCAAGATGAGGCGAAACCGATTCAGAGTAGGATTTCATATGGCCCCGCTCACATTTTAAACCGGCGCTCCCGCAGTTCCGATGCTTTACAACAAAGTCTCAAGATCCAGAGCAGAGAGATCGGCATGCATCACAGCCCTAACCACCACATCTTCTCCTGCGGCCCAGAGGAGAACTGTCCACTGTTATCAAATTCCCACAACCAGGAAGTCCCTCCACCAATCAGCATGGAGCAGGCCACCCACCACAAGAGAGACGAACAAGTCAACGGAGGGAGGAGGCGGCCATTAGGAGGCGTTGCCAGCCAGAAGATCAACAAGGAAAACACCCCGCTGCTGTACCACCTCACTGGAGCCAACAGGGCGGCCCTAAATTTGAATTTGAAGCCCAAAAATGACATTGAGGTCGGTATGCAAGGTGAAGATGCAGGCCTCAATGCTGCTCATCAGGAAAGGCAAGCTCCCGTTAGCTGTAGTGATAGGACATCACAGGGTGAAACATCCAAGGAGGAGAGCTCGGAGGCGATCGCCCACCCCTGCAACACGCTGGACGACTCCTTTAAGAAGTACTACAAGGAGAAACTGAAGGGCGCACAGGATCAGGTCCTCAGGGAGACCTCCTTTAAGAGGAGTGACCTGCAGCTGTCCTGGCCCCACAGAGTGAGGCAGAGTGAGCTCAGGCCCACGGtacttcacacagtctcctcttcaCAGGACTCTGAGACCTCAGCAGACACACtcaccccctccccaacacagtcTGAGGGGACAGATAAGGAGGACATCAAGGAAATGCAGAAggaggttgagaaagagaggCCAGCGAACATTGCCCAGCCTCAGTTGGCTCGTATCGGGGGCAGGAGGCGTCTGACTCCAGAGCAGAAGGAGCTGTGCTACTCCGAGCCGGAGAAGCTGAACCAGCTGGGTGACTCAGGGGAAGTAGGACTGCTGGTACTCTCAGGCGATGATGAGGAGCTGGGAGAACAGGGCCTGGTGGCAGCTAGGAGGAAGATGTTTGAGACCAAAGGCAGGGCCCTGTCCACCTCCAGCCTCTCCAAGACCTCCCTGCAGCACCTCCAGCACAAGGCCCTGGTGGCCTACATGGAGCGCAAGACGGGTCTCAAGGTGGCTGAGCCCCAGCAGCCTGCTCCTCAAGCCTCTCAATCCCCCAAACAGGGGCACTCCATGGCTGGGAAGCCATCTGACTGGGGTCCCAAGCCTCAGTCTGGGAATAAAGGAGGCCCCAAGAAGAAGCTGTACAGGCCCCATTCCGCTGGATGCGTCCTGGACTCGACCTCCAGCTCCATGAAGCATGCCCAGTTCAGCTCCTCTCAGTCCGGAGGTCATTCCCACCAGGCTAGCTGGAGAGAGTCACCCAGCCCCTCTCAGGGGAAGTCTGCCTCTGAGGAGAGTCTTCTGGACCAACCAGAACCACCTGAGTTGTTCAGAAACCGCTTCACCTCAACACCCCATGCATTTCAG GGTCACAACTACATGAATGATCCCTCACCAGTCAATGCTATGGACACGTCCAG TGCTCAGACTCAGAGGCCAGTGGATGAGGAGAGTGTGGTGGTAAGGAGAGACCAAGCGAAGATTGTCCCTGAGGGTCAGCGAGTCCGGGTGATGGGTCGGCGGGTCCGGATGATGGTCAAGCGGGGaaagtccctggaggagttgggtgTGTCCCAGGTCAGCAGCTCCTCAGTCCTCAGTAAGAGCTCTGAGCAGCTGGGCCAGCTCCACAGCAGGCAGGGAGCCCCAGGACCAGGCCAGGAAAAAAGCAGCGTACCGTCCTTCAGCGAGACCCAGAGGAAGCCCCTCTTCAAGCAGGACTCTGCACCACAGCTGGGCAGTAGGGAGAAAAGTAGGGAGATGACAAAAAGCACCAGGGAGTCCACTACGTCTAACTCCCCAGTATCAAACACATCGTCTCAGGTCAGGGCTCGTTCAGATGGGTCCCCTGGATCATACAACTTTGTCCCTTTGGTTAAAGAGGTGGTAGAGACCACTGGGCTTTCCTACGACGTCCCACTCCCACCGTACCTTAACGGTCAGCAGTCCAGTGAGAGATTGGTCAAGTCCACCTCAACTTTTCCCTCCATACATACCCATCCCAGGGGCACTGGCGGGAGCAAGACTGGCTCCAA TGTGAAAACCGCCCCTCCTATACAACACACTATGGAGAGAGAGCAGTCGGTGGACGAGCCCATTGAGACTCCTCAGCCCGAGGCCTCTCAGGAAGTCTCCCTGAGCTGTGGAGTCACCACAGACCCGACTCTGTGGGTCATACCACCTGAACCAGGGAGCCAAGTGGCGGATGAGGGCCCAGCCCTTTCTGATAATCTGACCGAGGGAGAGCCTCCAACTCTAGCCTGTGCTCCAGCAGCTAGTGAGCCCCTTACAACTTCCTCCACCACACCAGTCCCTGACACTGACACCTGCCAGAGTGGAGGGGGCCAACACCCAGGAGAAGACAAGGAAAccgagaaggagggggaggaggagaccccagCAGGAGAAACGGAAAGCTCAGAAAAGACACCCACTACCGAGGATACAAAGTGGGAGGagctggtggaggaggtggtcaCAACGGACCAATCGCTGGCACGGGTGCTGTACCCGTTGACCAATCGCAAGACTGCGCTGATGCTGATGGAGCAGCTCCTGTCAGAAGACACTCTGCTGATGGAGGAGCACTATAAGAAGAAGCAGAGAGACATCATGACACTGCATGCTGCTGACGG CTCTAAAACAGTGGATgatcctgaagcacctcccacatcTCCTGTTGATGAGAAAGTCCAACCCCAACCAGAGCCACAAAGCAAGATGGATGTCACAGAGAAGAAG AGGCTGCTAGTGACGTGTATTGAGGAGCGCCTGTTGGCCTTGGAGGAGCCCCGTGGTGCCCtgcaggtggaggtggaggagaacgGGATGTGTGGCGAGGCCGTGGAGGCTCTGGTTCGGGAGCACTGTACAGCGGTGGAAGTGGAGCGCTATTGCCTGTTCGTAGGAGACTTGGAGCGTGTGGTTAGCCTGCTGCTGTGTCTGTCCGCCCGGCTAGCCCGCGTGCAGAACGCCTTGAGTACCGTGGACCAGCACACCGACGCaggggagaaa GATTCTCTGGACAACCGTCACAGTCTACTGTGTAAGCAACGGGAGGACGCCAAAGACCTGAAGGACAACCTGGACAGACGGGAGCAGATGGTGTCTAACTTCCTGTCTCGCTGCCTGACAGCCGAGCAGCTCCAGGACTACCGGCACTTCGTCCAGACCAAGGCCTCGCTCCTCATCAGGATGAAGGACCTAGATGAGACGCAGCGTCTGGGGGAAGAGCAGCTGGAGTCCCTGCTCAACACCCTCCCTCCGTGA
- the LOC115136210 gene encoding protein Shroom1-like isoform X1: MDSYNLNFEKMSNLDLHPLSLPLSRLSPAKSTSSIDQFTYHHGKGDSAYSSFSGGSNAPDYSSPFLPDDLQHHSLHYADLKYVKAIYHPNVLDSDAKSMDQLYRSMEAISNQYRNNNGCLSATQYCDQNQEKLPAPPPPDRLDSFIATRNLENCRAQHSPEGQLADRSPPRPRTDNPDAACLRPDLVYGRRASQPYHRDPVNSDHTDKNPEQQTSANVLSRSPPRTSQPEQHPNQQAGSVGAGHSEGHCKRVQEPRGSLLPEPPPSAIPLHVAQNMANSSIQHKGQFYFVTGVCKSSESSLNHGSLCVSEEGSESPVSEPVDRERLHSTMDHMFRNTQQRNYITHDTTKTDVREFYTKRQDINSRSQDEAKPIQSRISYGPAHILNRRSRSSDALQQSLKIQSREIGMHHSPNHHIFSCGPEENCPLLSNSHNQEVPPPISMEQATHHKRDEQVNGGRRRPLGGVASQKINKENTPLLYHLTGANRAALNLNLKPKNDIEVGMQGEDAGLNAAHQERQAPVSCSDRTSQGETSKEESSEAIAHPCNTLDDSFKKYYKEKLKGAQDQVLRETSFKRSDLQLSWPHRVRQSELRPTVLHTVSSSQDSETSADTLTPSPTQSEGTDKEDIKEMQKEVEKERPANIAQPQLARIGGRRRLTPEQKELCYSEPEKLNQLGDSGEVGLLVLSGDDEELGEQGLVAARRKMFETKGRALSTSSLSKTSLQHLQHKALVAYMERKTGLKVAEPQQPAPQASQSPKQGHSMAGKPSDWGPKPQSGNKGGPKKKLYRPHSAGCVLDSTSSSMKHAQFSSSQSGGHSHQASWRESPSPSQGKSASEESLLDQPEPPELFRNRFTSTPHAFQGHNYMNDPSPVNAMDTSSAQTQRPVDEESVVVRRDQAKIVPEGQRVRVMGRRVRMMVKRGKSLEELGVSQVSSSSVLSKSSEQLGQLHSRQGAPGPGQEKSSVPSFSETQRKPLFKQDSAPQLGSREKSREMTKSTRESTTSNSPVSNTSSQVRARSDGSPGSYNFVPLVKEVVETTGLSYDVPLPPYLNGQQSSERLVKSTSTFPSIHTHPRGTGGSKTGSNSVKTAPPIQHTMEREQSVDEPIETPQPEASQEVSLSCGVTTDPTLWVIPPEPGSQVADEGPALSDNLTEGEPPTLACAPAASEPLTTSSTTPVPDTDTCQSGGGQHPGEDKETEKEGEEETPAGETESSEKTPTTEDTKWEELVEEVVTTDQSLARVLYPLTNRKTALMLMEQLLSEDTLLMEEHYKKKQRDIMTLHAADGSKTVDDPEAPPTSPVDEKVQPQPEPQSKMDVTEKKRLLVTCIEERLLALEEPRGALQVEVEENGMCGEAVEALVREHCTAVEVERYCLFVGDLERVVSLLLCLSARLARVQNALSTVDQHTDAGEKDSLDNRHSLLCKQREDAKDLKDNLDRREQMVSNFLSRCLTAEQLQDYRHFVQTKASLLIRMKDLDETQRLGEEQLESLLNTLPP; the protein is encoded by the exons ATGGATTCCTATAATTTAAACTTTGAAAAAATGAGCAACCTGGACCTGCACCCTCTGAGCCTACCATTGAGTCGGCTCTCCCCAGCCAAGTCCACCAGCAGCATCGACCAGTTCACATACCACCACGGCAAGGGCGACTCTGCCTACAGCTCCTTCTCTGGGGGCTCCAACGCCCCAGACtactcctcccccttccttccaGATGACCTCCAGCACCACAGCCTGCACTATGCTGACCTGAAGTATGTGAAGGCCATCTACCACCCCAACGTCCTCGACTCTGACGCCAAGAGCATGGATCAGCTCTACCGCTCCATGGAGGCCATCTCAAACCAGTATCGCAACAACAATGGCTGCCTGAGTGCAACACAGTACTGTGATCAGAATCAAGAAAAGCTGCCAGCCCCTCCGCCCCCCGACCGCCTGGACAGCTTCATAGCCACCAGGAACCTGGAGAACTGCAGGGCGCAGCACAGTCCCGAGGGCCAGCTGGCAGACAGGTCTCCTCCACGACCCCGGACAGATAATCCTGATGCTGCCTGTCTCAGGCCTGACCTAGTCTATGGTCGTAGGGCCTCACAGCCCTATCACAGGGACCCAGTCAACTCTGACCACACGGATAAGAACCCTGAGCAGCAAACGTCAGCAAACGTCTTAAGCCGATCACCCCCTCGCACGAGTCAGCCTGAGCAGCACCCTAATCAGCAGGCTGGTAGTGTCGGTGCCGGCCATTCGGAGGGTCACTGTAAGAGGGTGCAAGAGCCCCGCGGGTCCCTCCTGCCGGAGCCACCGCCATCTGCCATCCCCTTGCATGTGGCACAGAACATGGccaacagcagcatccaacaCAAGGGCCAGTTCTACTTCGTTACAGGTGTTTGTAAGTCATCAGAGTCCAGTCTGAACCAtggttctctgtgtgtgtcagaagAAGGCAGTGAGAGCCCTGTGTCTGAGCCtgtggacagggagaggttgcaCAGCACCATGGACCACATGTTCAGGAACACCCAACAGAGGAACTATATCACCCATGACACCACAAAAACCGATGTCAGGGAGTTTTACACCAAGCGTCAAGATATAAACTCCAGAAGCCAAGATGAGGCGAAACCGATTCAGAGTAGGATTTCATATGGCCCCGCTCACATTTTAAACCGGCGCTCCCGCAGTTCCGATGCTTTACAACAAAGTCTCAAGATCCAGAGCAGAGAGATCGGCATGCATCACAGCCCTAACCACCACATCTTCTCCTGCGGCCCAGAGGAGAACTGTCCACTGTTATCAAATTCCCACAACCAGGAAGTCCCTCCACCAATCAGCATGGAGCAGGCCACCCACCACAAGAGAGACGAACAAGTCAACGGAGGGAGGAGGCGGCCATTAGGAGGCGTTGCCAGCCAGAAGATCAACAAGGAAAACACCCCGCTGCTGTACCACCTCACTGGAGCCAACAGGGCGGCCCTAAATTTGAATTTGAAGCCCAAAAATGACATTGAGGTCGGTATGCAAGGTGAAGATGCAGGCCTCAATGCTGCTCATCAGGAAAGGCAAGCTCCCGTTAGCTGTAGTGATAGGACATCACAGGGTGAAACATCCAAGGAGGAGAGCTCGGAGGCGATCGCCCACCCCTGCAACACGCTGGACGACTCCTTTAAGAAGTACTACAAGGAGAAACTGAAGGGCGCACAGGATCAGGTCCTCAGGGAGACCTCCTTTAAGAGGAGTGACCTGCAGCTGTCCTGGCCCCACAGAGTGAGGCAGAGTGAGCTCAGGCCCACGGtacttcacacagtctcctcttcaCAGGACTCTGAGACCTCAGCAGACACACtcaccccctccccaacacagtcTGAGGGGACAGATAAGGAGGACATCAAGGAAATGCAGAAggaggttgagaaagagaggCCAGCGAACATTGCCCAGCCTCAGTTGGCTCGTATCGGGGGCAGGAGGCGTCTGACTCCAGAGCAGAAGGAGCTGTGCTACTCCGAGCCGGAGAAGCTGAACCAGCTGGGTGACTCAGGGGAAGTAGGACTGCTGGTACTCTCAGGCGATGATGAGGAGCTGGGAGAACAGGGCCTGGTGGCAGCTAGGAGGAAGATGTTTGAGACCAAAGGCAGGGCCCTGTCCACCTCCAGCCTCTCCAAGACCTCCCTGCAGCACCTCCAGCACAAGGCCCTGGTGGCCTACATGGAGCGCAAGACGGGTCTCAAGGTGGCTGAGCCCCAGCAGCCTGCTCCTCAAGCCTCTCAATCCCCCAAACAGGGGCACTCCATGGCTGGGAAGCCATCTGACTGGGGTCCCAAGCCTCAGTCTGGGAATAAAGGAGGCCCCAAGAAGAAGCTGTACAGGCCCCATTCCGCTGGATGCGTCCTGGACTCGACCTCCAGCTCCATGAAGCATGCCCAGTTCAGCTCCTCTCAGTCCGGAGGTCATTCCCACCAGGCTAGCTGGAGAGAGTCACCCAGCCCCTCTCAGGGGAAGTCTGCCTCTGAGGAGAGTCTTCTGGACCAACCAGAACCACCTGAGTTGTTCAGAAACCGCTTCACCTCAACACCCCATGCATTTCAG GGTCACAACTACATGAATGATCCCTCACCAGTCAATGCTATGGACACGTCCAG TGCTCAGACTCAGAGGCCAGTGGATGAGGAGAGTGTGGTGGTAAGGAGAGACCAAGCGAAGATTGTCCCTGAGGGTCAGCGAGTCCGGGTGATGGGTCGGCGGGTCCGGATGATGGTCAAGCGGGGaaagtccctggaggagttgggtgTGTCCCAGGTCAGCAGCTCCTCAGTCCTCAGTAAGAGCTCTGAGCAGCTGGGCCAGCTCCACAGCAGGCAGGGAGCCCCAGGACCAGGCCAGGAAAAAAGCAGCGTACCGTCCTTCAGCGAGACCCAGAGGAAGCCCCTCTTCAAGCAGGACTCTGCACCACAGCTGGGCAGTAGGGAGAAAAGTAGGGAGATGACAAAAAGCACCAGGGAGTCCACTACGTCTAACTCCCCAGTATCAAACACATCGTCTCAGGTCAGGGCTCGTTCAGATGGGTCCCCTGGATCATACAACTTTGTCCCTTTGGTTAAAGAGGTGGTAGAGACCACTGGGCTTTCCTACGACGTCCCACTCCCACCGTACCTTAACGGTCAGCAGTCCAGTGAGAGATTGGTCAAGTCCACCTCAACTTTTCCCTCCATACATACCCATCCCAGGGGCACTGGCGGGAGCAAGACTGGCTCCAA CAGTGTGAAAACCGCCCCTCCTATACAACACACTATGGAGAGAGAGCAGTCGGTGGACGAGCCCATTGAGACTCCTCAGCCCGAGGCCTCTCAGGAAGTCTCCCTGAGCTGTGGAGTCACCACAGACCCGACTCTGTGGGTCATACCACCTGAACCAGGGAGCCAAGTGGCGGATGAGGGCCCAGCCCTTTCTGATAATCTGACCGAGGGAGAGCCTCCAACTCTAGCCTGTGCTCCAGCAGCTAGTGAGCCCCTTACAACTTCCTCCACCACACCAGTCCCTGACACTGACACCTGCCAGAGTGGAGGGGGCCAACACCCAGGAGAAGACAAGGAAAccgagaaggagggggaggaggagaccccagCAGGAGAAACGGAAAGCTCAGAAAAGACACCCACTACCGAGGATACAAAGTGGGAGGagctggtggaggaggtggtcaCAACGGACCAATCGCTGGCACGGGTGCTGTACCCGTTGACCAATCGCAAGACTGCGCTGATGCTGATGGAGCAGCTCCTGTCAGAAGACACTCTGCTGATGGAGGAGCACTATAAGAAGAAGCAGAGAGACATCATGACACTGCATGCTGCTGACGG CTCTAAAACAGTGGATgatcctgaagcacctcccacatcTCCTGTTGATGAGAAAGTCCAACCCCAACCAGAGCCACAAAGCAAGATGGATGTCACAGAGAAGAAG AGGCTGCTAGTGACGTGTATTGAGGAGCGCCTGTTGGCCTTGGAGGAGCCCCGTGGTGCCCtgcaggtggaggtggaggagaacgGGATGTGTGGCGAGGCCGTGGAGGCTCTGGTTCGGGAGCACTGTACAGCGGTGGAAGTGGAGCGCTATTGCCTGTTCGTAGGAGACTTGGAGCGTGTGGTTAGCCTGCTGCTGTGTCTGTCCGCCCGGCTAGCCCGCGTGCAGAACGCCTTGAGTACCGTGGACCAGCACACCGACGCaggggagaaa GATTCTCTGGACAACCGTCACAGTCTACTGTGTAAGCAACGGGAGGACGCCAAAGACCTGAAGGACAACCTGGACAGACGGGAGCAGATGGTGTCTAACTTCCTGTCTCGCTGCCTGACAGCCGAGCAGCTCCAGGACTACCGGCACTTCGTCCAGACCAAGGCCTCGCTCCTCATCAGGATGAAGGACCTAGATGAGACGCAGCGTCTGGGGGAAGAGCAGCTGGAGTCCCTGCTCAACACCCTCCCTCCGTGA
- the LOC115136215 gene encoding ankyrin repeat domain-containing protein SOWAHB-like — MDFTQEAIISLLIEEGGKLKNSELLTKFKDSLNCTDPAEKKQNRDLFKRFVNTVAVVKEIEDVRYIVLKKKYQHLLQETEDVQKSESEEVPEPGEPSPVWNSENNAHSQNGGSEISSENVQEPVITSVGECVSNDSDMHSFIELAFKEKVDFKPKRSLNFNIDHTSDAQREYISSGGAVYPGKTKNPSVQKPFALPLRMPPNLARVEIHKLKSEDDDGPPRRAGSTDQDAHSSSRTKRRPSTMSVGLSSPLPRRAVKITNPSEEPKYTSTVPLEEAEHEWLVRSAAGHWRRVYGLLLRDTQLAEKKDFMSGFTALHWAAKCGNSEMVGSIINISRQGGMDLDVNARTYGGYTPLHIAALHDQEFVLAMLVHEYGADVNIRDNCGKKPYHYLRKGISSEVRELLGETKVQPQEVLQAEREELDIFPDLSKGLHTISRLFNPHVEKKKKHKQRPSVYLLGVNPRDESSSNHRETSDAFK, encoded by the coding sequence ATGGATTTCACTCAAGAAGCTATTATCTCGCTGTTGATAGAAGAAGGGGGGAAGTTGAAGAATTCCGAGTTGCTGACTAAATTCAAAGATTCCTTGAACTGCACTGATCCCGCAGAGAAGAAACAGAACAGGGATCTATTCAAAAGGTTTGTGAACACTGTTGCTGTCGTGAAAGAAATTGAAGATGTCAGGTATATTGTACTAAAGAAAAAATATCAGCATTTGTTACAAGAAACAGAGGATGTTCAAAAGTCTGAAAGTGAAGAGGTCCCCGAGCCAGGTGAACCCTCACCTGTATGGAACAGCGAGAACAATGCACATTCTCAAAATGGAGGAAGTGAGATAAGTTCTGAGAATGTCCAAGAACCTGTTATTACAAGTGTCGGTGAATGTGTCTCAAATGACAGTGACATGCATTCATTTATAGAGCTGGCATTTAAAGAAAAAGTTGATTTCAAACCAAAAAGGTCACTGAATTTCAACATAGACCATACTTCTGATGCGCAGAGAGAATATATCTCCTCTGGGGGGGCTGTGTATCCTGGGAAGACAAAGAACCCTAGTGTGCAGAAGCCATTTGCACTGCCTTTACGAATGCCTCCAAACTTGGCCAGAGTAGAGATCCATAAACTCAAATCTGAGGATGACGATGGCCCTCCAAGGAGAGCTGGATCCACTGACCAAGATGCACACAGCTCATCTAGAACCAAGAGAAGACCATCCACTATGAGTGTGGGTTTAAGCTCTCCGCTACCAAGGAGGGCTGTCAAGATCACCAACCCTTCTGAGGAGCCCAAGTACACATCCACAGTCCCCCTGGAAGAGGCAGAGCATGAGTGGCTGGTGAGGTCTGCTGCTGGACACTGGAGACGGGTGTACGGCCTGCTcctcagagacacacagctggCAGAGAAGAAGGACTTCATGTCCGGCTTCACAGCCCTTCACTGGGCAGCCAAGTGTGGTAACAGTGAGATGGTGGGTAGTATCATCAACATATCCAGGCAAGGTGGAATGGACCTCGACGTCAATGCCAGAACATATGGAGGGTACACGCCACTGCACATTGCTGCTTTGCATGACCAGGAGTTTGTGTTGGCCATGCTGGTGCATGAATATGGAGCGGATGTGAATATAAGGGACAATTGTGGAAAGAAGCCATATCACTACCTGCGCAAAGGGATTTCTTCTGAGGTGAGGGAGCTGCTTGGTGAAACAAAGGTCCAGCCCCAGGAAGTTCTCCAAGCGGAAAGGGAGGAGCTAGATATCTTCCCAGACCTCTCCAAAGGCTTGCATACGATAAGTCGCCTCTTCAATCCCCATGTGGAAAAAAAGAAAAAGCACAAGCAAAGACCCTCTGTCTATTTGCTGGGTGTCAACCCGAGGGATGAGAGTTCATCCAATCACAGAGAGACCTCAGATGCATTTAAGTAA